The stretch of DNA TCTTAATCACATCAGAATCTTGCACATTTAAAATAACATTCGGTGATAATCCTGCCGAAAAAAACGTGCTATCAATACTATTTCGAGGGTATACGCCTTTTCGGTAAGTAATGAGTGGTAATGCATTTAACATATCTAAGCTCACTTGCTTTTCATTCGCAAGTAGATGATTTTTAGGTGCAATGACAGCATAATGCCAGCGATAAAACGGATAAGTAACAATCGAATGACTCTCCATTTTTTGTTTATCAATCGCAATATCGGCTTCGCCAGAAAGTAACATTTTGGCAATATCTTCAGATGACGCTTGATTGATAATAAGATTAACTAGCGGAAACTGCGTTCTAAAACGCTTAATAATGTTAGGTAAAATATAGCGGGCCTGCGAATGGGTTGTAGCGATAACTAATGAGCCTTCATCTTTATTGGAAAATGACGTTGATAATCGACGAATATTATTAATTTCATTTAAAATACGTTCGGCTATCACCACCAGCTCTAATCCGGGTTCAGTCATATTAATTAGACGTTTGCCTTGACGAATAAAAAGCTCAATATTAAGCTCATCCTCCAGTTCTTTTATATGCCGGCTTACCCCTGATTGTGAGGTATATAATGTATTTGCTACTTCGGTTAGATTATAATTACAACGAGCGGCTTCACGAATAATTCTTAACTGCTGTAAATTCATAACGATTTAGCCCTACTAAATGAAAGGTCAATGTTGTGATTATAAAATCATCAGTTTAAAAGACAAATACCATAAAGGCATAATGATATAAGGTAATGGTATAAGTAAATAAAAACAGTAACAGCGAGTTAAAATGCTTGCCTTGGTATAAAAAGCCCAAGGCATTAATATTTGGTTAGTCTAACTAAAGGTAAAAGTCGATAGCGGAATTAACAACCGGGGCAATGACCTGAGTACGAATCACAAAATCGCCAAATCCTTCATTTTTATTACGCTGCATTGACCATTTAGCAATAAGTTGCTCAATGCAAGTTAGAATTTCATCAACTGTGATATTTTCTTTATATAACCTTGGGATCCGCGTACCTTCACGATTGCCTCCTAAATAAAGATTATAACGACCTGGCGCCTTACCAACGAGTCCAATCTCGGCAAGCATTGCTCTGCCACAGCCATTAGGGCAGCCCGTAACACGTAAAATAATATAATCATCACTTAAGTTATTTTTATCCATAATACCGTCAATAATGGTAATAAAATCAGGTAAAAATCGCTCCGCCTCCGCCATCGCAAGTGGGCAAGTAGGGAATGATACACAAGCCATTGAGTTTTGTCGCTGTACACTAAAACTCTCATCGATTAAACCATGTTGCCTTGCAATAGCCTCAATCTCAGCTTTTTGTGAAGCAGGCACTCCTGCAACAATTAAATTTTGGTTAGCCGTTAAACGAAAATCACCTTGATGTATTTGAGCAATTTTAGCAACGCCAGTTTTTAGCGGCTTATCGATATAATCTAATAATCGTCCATTTTCAATAAATAGCGTTAAATGCCAATTGTCATCAATCCCTTTAACCCAACCAATTCGATCGCCTCGTGCGGTAAATTGATAAGGCTTACTTGGCAAGAATGCCATGCCTGCACGAAGTTCAACTTCTTTCTTAAAATTCTCTGTGCCAACGCGCTCTAACGTATATTTTGTTTTAGCATTTTTACGATTACTACGATTTCCCCAATCACGCTGGGTTGTGACAATCGCTTCGGCAAATTTTAAGGCGTCAGAGACAGCAATAAAACCAAAATCATCAGCCTTTCTTGGGTAAGTCGTTTTATCGCCGTGAGTCATTGCAAGTCCGCCGCCAACTAACACATTAAAGCCAATTAATTGACCATGCTCGGCAATTGCGACAAAATTAAGATCATTAGCATGCACATCGACATCATTAAGCGGCGGAATAACAACCGTCGTTTTAAACTTACGCGGTAAATAATTACTACTTAAAATTGGCTCTTCATCTGGCGTATCAAGCTTTTTACCATCGAGCCAAATTTCAATATAGGCGCGGGTTTTAGGTAATAGGTGCTCCGATATTTTACTTGCCCATGCATAAGCTTGTTGATGCACTCCTGACTCAATCGGATTAGATGTACAAAGTACATTACGATTAACATCCCCCGCAGTTGCAATAGAATCAAGCCCAATCTTATGTAATAGCTGATGCGCAGATTTAAGGTCACGCTTAAAAATACCATGAAATTGGAATGTTTGCCGTGTAGTTAACCTAATACTGCCATACCAAGTCTCTTGTGTTGCAAATTTATCAATAGCAAGCCACTGTTTTGGCGTAATAATGCCGCCAGGCAATCGGCAGCGTAACATCATATTGATAAGCGGTTCAAGTTTTTGCTCGGCGCGTTGCGCGCGAATATCCCGATCATCTTGCTGGTACATGCCATGTAGCCGAATAAGTTGTGAATTATCACTATTAAAGCCACCAGTTATGCCATTTTCTAAATCTTTTGCGATAGTACCACGTAAAAAATTACTTTCACGCTTAAAACGCTCAGCATCTGATGGCGGTAAATTCGACACATCATTTTGTGGTGGCGTTGTATGGATAGGGTGAGTATTTAGTTTATTATTGCTCATAAGGTTCACTCATTTAATCATCTTTTAATAGATATCTCGTTGATAACGTTTATTGCTTCTTAACTCATCAAGATAGTTATTGGCTTGTTCTTCGTTATATTGTCCTTGCTGCATAATAATTTGTAATAAGACTGTATTAACGGCTTTTGCCATATTATTGGCATCACCACAGACATAGAGATAAGCACCACGTTGTAACCATTGCCAAATATCTACGCCTTGGGTAAGTAACTTATCTTGTACGTAAACTTTTTGCGCTTGATCGCGTGACCATGCCAAATCAATACGTGATAACACACCATCTTTAAGGTAGCTTTGCCACTCAATTTGATATAAAAAATCAGCAGTAAAATGTGGATTACCAAATAGTAGCCAATTTTCGCCACTAGCCGCTTCACTTGCACGCTGCTGCATAAAAGCCCTAAACGGTGCGATCCCACTGCCAGCTGCAATCATAATAATAGGTAAACTGTTATCACTTGGTAGCCTAAAGTTATCATTTGGTTCGATAAACACTTTAATTTGGCTCTGTTCGGGGATTTGCTCAGCTAAAAAATAAGAGGCACCGCCTGTTCTTTTTTTATCATCAATTAAATATTGCACCACATTAACGGTTAAATGTGCTTCATCGCCGACTTCATCTTGTGCTGATGCAATTGAGTACAAACGGGGAGTTAACGGACGCAATATATCAATCAATGCTTGTGCACTAAATTCACCTTGATAGCGACTAATCATATCGATGATCGGGGTAGTTTGGGCAAAATCACGGAGCGCAGTTTTATCGCTAATAAGGGCTAATAGCTGACTATTTGCTATCAGCTGTGCATATTTGCTAATAATAACCGGGGTATTTTGAGTAAGTTCAATTTTTTCAATTAATACCTGCTTTAAACGATAGCGTTCACCGTGCAGTTCAACATCAACCTCACTATCAAATGGCATTAAGCTTAGTAACTCTTCAACTAATGCAGGGCTATTTTCATACCATACGCCAAGAGTATCGCCAGCTTGATACAAAATGCCCGAATCACTTAGATCCAGCTCAATATGACGAATATCACGATCAGAATGGCTAGCTGTAATTTTTTGATTAACATTTACCATCGCCATAAATGGGTTTTCGCGATTATATTGGCTATTTTCAACAATAATATTGCGGTTGTTAGTCAAAGCTTTGCTAGGATCACCACTTTGCTTGATTGACTGCGCTAATCTATCAACAATTGTTTGTCGCCAATTTGCACTTATTTGTTGGTAGTCGGTATCAAGATCAACGCGATCAGCTAAACGTTTAGCGCCTAACTGCATTAAGCGCTGGTCGAAATCTTTACCGGCCTTACAAAAATGAACATAAGATGAATCGCCTAAACCTAAAACAGCGTAGTTTAGATTGGGTAACTGAGGGGCTTTTTTTGAAAAAAGAAACTTATAAAAAGGTAAGGCTTCTTCTGGTACTTCGCCTTCACCTTGTGTTGAGGTGATAATAATTACTATATCATCTTGATCAATTTTTTTAAATTTATAATCAGCCGCATGCACGTGGTTGAATACGAGCCCTAAACGCTCAAAATCACGACTAAGCTCGCTAGCAACTCGCCTTGCATTACCTGTTTGTGATGCAGACACTAAGGTAATAACTTTTTGGCTATTTGCCGCTGATAAGTCGTTATCAACTTGATTTTGCGGTAAAGTTGATGACTCAACTTGCAATGCGCCTTTCGCAACGATTCCCCACAAATAACCTGACATCCAAGCAAGCTGCTCTGCTGATGCATTATTGATAATTTTATCGAGTTCGTCACTATTAAATGGCGGCTGATATTTGCTCATAATATAACCTTATTCTATTGTTCACTAATTTAATCATTACCGATAAGCGTTAACTCTTACGCTAATTTCTTTAGCAAATATGGTATTAAATATACCCGTTACCAATGTAGATATTAAAATTAAAAACGGGGTTTAGAAGCGGGTTTTAGGGCTGGGCTCTGGAGAGCTCTGTTTTTCTATCCCGCCGATAACTGTTGGCATAATGATACAAAATACATTTTGAAAAATTAAAAGTATATGTACTAAAATGTACTACTAGTATTTAGTGTAAAATTTCGACTAAAACGTCACTTTATGCAGTCCGCATTCTCTGCCTTGTGGCCCTTTTGTTGGGTCAAAATAGTTAAGTTCATTAGGGAGATTATGCTGCTTAATATAATTTTCCATATCTTGTGTTGTCCAATCTAAAATTGGCGAGACTTTTATTAAATTATCCCCAGCAGGGCTGATAATATCTAATCCTTGACGCAGCGCCGATTGCTCTCTACGTAACGCAGTAAACCAGACTTGCGGATTAAGTGTTGCAAGAGCGCGGTTAAACGGCTCTAACTTTAAAATTTGGGTAAATTCGTCATGCTCAGGGGTATCAAGCTCAGGTAAGCCACTGTAGCGCACATTCAAATAAGCTTGTGTGCGCTGAGGCACAAAAATGTGAACATTAAGGTTAAGCTGATCAATAATTTTATTGGCGGCGCGGTAAGTATCATTGGTTGCATAACCATTATCAACCCAAACTACATCAATATCGGGTTTTACTTGGCTAACAAGGTGTAATAATACAGCCTCATAAGGCCCAAAGTGAGTACTGATAATACTTTTACCATGCTCTTGATGACTTTTATTAATTGCCCATTCAATGATATCTAACGGCGATTGATTACGTAATTTTTGATTTATTTCAGTTAAATTTGGCATTATTGATCCCTATTGATGTTATATGGTTAATCACGTTGCTTGCATTAAATTAGCTATTTGCCCATAGGTATAACTCTTCAACTACTTCAGGGCGACTAAATGTAACTGGTAATGACTCTTTTGCTTGTAATCGCCGCCTTACCTCTGTACCTGAAATTAATACCCGATAATTGCTATCGTGTGGGCAGGTTTTATTTGATGCCATACCTGCACATTTTTGGCAATAAAAAGTCCAGTCAATTTTTATTGGTTCGATGAGTAAATCATCTGCTTTTAGGGCTGAAAATATCTCTTGCGCAGCAAAAGCGGTATAAAAATCACCGACACCAGCGTGATCTCGACCAACAATCAAGTGACTACAGCCATAATTTTGTCTAAATAGTGCGTGTAATAAGGCTTCTTTTGGGCCGGCATAACGCATATCTAACGGATAACCAGAATGAATAACGCTATCTTTAACAAAGTAATTATCAATTAAGGTATTAATCGCTTTTAGGCGAATTTCGGCAGGGACGTCGCCAGCCTTTAAATTACCAAAAAGCGAGTGGATTAACACGCCATCAAAGAGTTCGAGTACGGTTTTAACTAAATATTCGTGTGAACGGTGCATTGGGTTGCGTGTTTGGAAAGCAGCAATCTTTTGCCAACCTAGCAGGGCAAAGCGATCGCGAGTTTCTTGTGGGGTTAGAGCATATTGGCCAAACCGCGCTTTAAAGCCATCGTCATTAAAGACTTCAACTTTACCACCTAAATTAATCGGTGGCTGCGCCATTAGCACCGCAACACCATGATGAGCGGTATCTGTTGTACCAAAAACCTGCTGCGCTTCAAACTGCTTATCAGGCTCATAAATACTATCAACTGTTAGTAAACCAATCAGATTACCTTCAGGCGTTTTTAACGCAATATCATCACCAAGGTTGATATGATCTGCTTGCTCATCACTGACGGAGACTGTAATTGGGATCGGCCAAAATACCCCATCAGCAAGGTGCATATTGTCACACACGCTGCGCCAATCTTGCTCGCGCATAAAACCATATAACGGTGTAAAACCACCGATCCCAAGCATAACTAAATCACCCACTTCACGCGTTGATAGCGTAATTTCAGGTAAGGTTTTAGCATATTGTTGCCTAGCATCTAAGTTATTCGGTGGTACGAGCAGTGGCTTT from Orbaceae bacterium lpD04 encodes:
- a CDS encoding LysR substrate-binding domain-containing protein, coding for MNLQQLRIIREAARCNYNLTEVANTLYTSQSGVSRHIKELEDELNIELFIRQGKRLINMTEPGLELVVIAERILNEINNIRRLSTSFSNKDEGSLVIATTHSQARYILPNIIKRFRTQFPLVNLIINQASSEDIAKMLLSGEADIAIDKQKMESHSIVTYPFYRWHYAVIAPKNHLLANEKQVSLDMLNALPLITYRKGVYPRNSIDSTFFSAGLSPNVILNVQDSDVIKTYVEAGMGIGILVDKMFDPQQNPDLVKIDSAHLFPSHVTWIGLKRYQLQRNYVWHFIQLCNDALSIDKIKAQALSSENKVDMIEYQI
- the cysI gene encoding assimilatory sulfite reductase (NADPH) hemoprotein subunit, giving the protein MSNNKLNTHPIHTTPPQNDVSNLPPSDAERFKRESNFLRGTIAKDLENGITGGFNSDNSQLIRLHGMYQQDDRDIRAQRAEQKLEPLINMMLRCRLPGGIITPKQWLAIDKFATQETWYGSIRLTTRQTFQFHGIFKRDLKSAHQLLHKIGLDSIATAGDVNRNVLCTSNPIESGVHQQAYAWASKISEHLLPKTRAYIEIWLDGKKLDTPDEEPILSSNYLPRKFKTTVVIPPLNDVDVHANDLNFVAIAEHGQLIGFNVLVGGGLAMTHGDKTTYPRKADDFGFIAVSDALKFAEAIVTTQRDWGNRSNRKNAKTKYTLERVGTENFKKEVELRAGMAFLPSKPYQFTARGDRIGWVKGIDDNWHLTLFIENGRLLDYIDKPLKTGVAKIAQIHQGDFRLTANQNLIVAGVPASQKAEIEAIARQHGLIDESFSVQRQNSMACVSFPTCPLAMAEAERFLPDFITIIDGIMDKNNLSDDYIILRVTGCPNGCGRAMLAEIGLVGKAPGRYNLYLGGNREGTRIPRLYKENITVDEILTCIEQLIAKWSMQRNKNEGFGDFVIRTQVIAPVVNSAIDFYL
- a CDS encoding assimilatory sulfite reductase (NADPH) flavoprotein subunit, whose protein sequence is MSKYQPPFNSDELDKIINNASAEQLAWMSGYLWGIVAKGALQVESSTLPQNQVDNDLSAANSQKVITLVSASQTGNARRVASELSRDFERLGLVFNHVHAADYKFKKIDQDDIVIIITSTQGEGEVPEEALPFYKFLFSKKAPQLPNLNYAVLGLGDSSYVHFCKAGKDFDQRLMQLGAKRLADRVDLDTDYQQISANWRQTIVDRLAQSIKQSGDPSKALTNNRNIIVENSQYNRENPFMAMVNVNQKITASHSDRDIRHIELDLSDSGILYQAGDTLGVWYENSPALVEELLSLMPFDSEVDVELHGERYRLKQVLIEKIELTQNTPVIISKYAQLIANSQLLALISDKTALRDFAQTTPIIDMISRYQGEFSAQALIDILRPLTPRLYSIASAQDEVGDEAHLTVNVVQYLIDDKKRTGGASYFLAEQIPEQSQIKVFIEPNDNFRLPSDNSLPIIMIAAGSGIAPFRAFMQQRASEAASGENWLLFGNPHFTADFLYQIEWQSYLKDGVLSRIDLAWSRDQAQKVYVQDKLLTQGVDIWQWLQRGAYLYVCGDANNMAKAVNTVLLQIIMQQGQYNEEQANNYLDELRSNKRYQRDIY
- a CDS encoding phosphoadenosine phosphosulfate reductase family protein → MPNLTEINQKLRNQSPLDIIEWAINKSHQEHGKSIISTHFGPYEAVLLHLVSQVKPDIDVVWVDNGYATNDTYRAANKIIDQLNLNVHIFVPQRTQAYLNVRYSGLPELDTPEHDEFTQILKLEPFNRALATLNPQVWFTALRREQSALRQGLDIISPAGDNLIKVSPILDWTTQDMENYIKQHNLPNELNYFDPTKGPQGRECGLHKVTF
- the sat gene encoding sulfate adenylyltransferase: MSLILPHASQTLKPLLVPPNNLDARQQYAKTLPEITLSTREVGDLVMLGIGGFTPLYGFMREQDWRSVCDNMHLADGVFWPIPITVSVSDEQADHINLGDDIALKTPEGNLIGLLTVDSIYEPDKQFEAQQVFGTTDTAHHGVAVLMAQPPINLGGKVEVFNDDGFKARFGQYALTPQETRDRFALLGWQKIAAFQTRNPMHRSHEYLVKTVLELFDGVLIHSLFGNLKAGDVPAEIRLKAINTLIDNYFVKDSVIHSGYPLDMRYAGPKEALLHALFRQNYGCSHLIVGRDHAGVGDFYTAFAAQEIFSALKADDLLIEPIKIDWTFYCQKCAGMASNKTCPHDSNYRVLISGTEVRRRLQAKESLPVTFSRPEVVEELYLWANS